A single genomic interval of Effusibacillus lacus harbors:
- a CDS encoding hydantoinase/oxoprolinase family protein has protein sequence MARANAQILAIDAGGTMTDTFIINDKGEFVVGKAQSTPDDESIGLLNSARDALYYWDTSVEEAFPQLVAGVYSGTAMLNRLVSRKGKRVGLIVNKGMEDFHRMGRAIQAYLGYSYSDRLHLNTHRYDPPLVPRELTRGITERVDLFGNVVIPLYEHEVEQAVVDLLEQNVEAIVISFLHSYKYPAHERRVRDMAKEIMQKRGQEVPIFASVDYYPLRKESHRTNTTIIEAYAADPSRQTLSIIDKRVKEKGAKFDLRVMASHGGTISYQANELARTLVSGPIGGVVGAKYLGEYLKIPNIACSDIGGTSFDMALITQGDLSINTSPDMARLVLSLPLVAMDTVGAGAGSFVRIDPNFKSITLGPDSAGYRVGVCNPAGGIDTVTVSDCHVVLGLINPDNFLGGEVKLFPELAYQAVKEQIADPLGLTVEDAAYGVIDLLESQLRNYLESMILGKGYSPSQYVCFSYGGGGPLHTAGYTKGLGFEDILVPAWAAGFSAFGCGAADFEYRYDKTLDLNVNPDADDQDKVAAGHELQLAWQELTDKVADEFEKNNFPRDKVEFRFYYRMQYQGQLNDLEIESPISQVRSSADWEKLVAAFEETYSRVYAKAARSPELGYSVTGAIVRGIVEVPKPNISKEPLAGENPPENAFLGTRNVYWKGQWVKADIWEMESLKAGNRIKGFAILESSATTFVIPPGYETYLDQHRIFHLKEPRQ, from the coding sequence ATGGCGAGAGCAAATGCACAAATTCTTGCGATCGACGCCGGAGGAACCATGACGGACACCTTCATCATTAACGACAAGGGGGAGTTTGTGGTCGGCAAAGCGCAATCCACTCCGGATGACGAGTCGATCGGCCTCTTGAATTCGGCGCGAGATGCACTATATTATTGGGACACGAGCGTCGAAGAGGCTTTTCCCCAACTGGTGGCAGGCGTCTATTCCGGGACGGCGATGCTCAATCGCCTGGTGTCACGAAAGGGCAAGCGGGTGGGGTTGATTGTCAACAAGGGAATGGAGGACTTCCACCGCATGGGAAGAGCCATACAGGCTTATCTCGGGTACTCCTATTCCGACCGCCTGCATTTGAACACCCATCGCTATGATCCCCCCCTTGTTCCGAGGGAGTTGACCAGGGGAATCACCGAACGTGTGGATCTTTTTGGAAACGTGGTGATTCCGCTCTATGAACACGAAGTGGAACAAGCGGTGGTGGATCTGCTGGAACAGAACGTGGAAGCGATAGTGATCAGTTTTCTTCATTCCTACAAGTACCCGGCGCATGAACGCAGGGTTCGCGACATGGCGAAGGAAATCATGCAAAAACGGGGGCAAGAAGTGCCGATTTTTGCCTCGGTCGATTACTATCCGCTGCGGAAAGAATCGCACCGCACCAATACGACGATTATCGAGGCCTATGCCGCCGACCCGTCCCGTCAAACGCTGTCAATCATCGATAAGCGGGTCAAGGAAAAAGGGGCGAAGTTCGATTTGCGGGTGATGGCCAGCCACGGCGGTACGATCAGCTATCAGGCGAATGAGTTGGCACGAACGTTGGTATCCGGTCCGATCGGGGGAGTGGTGGGAGCCAAGTATCTGGGCGAATATCTGAAAATTCCTAATATTGCCTGCTCGGATATAGGCGGCACCAGTTTTGACATGGCTTTGATCACACAAGGCGACTTAAGCATCAACACCAGCCCCGACATGGCGCGCCTGGTTCTGTCACTGCCGCTGGTAGCGATGGATACGGTGGGGGCCGGAGCCGGAAGTTTTGTGCGAATCGATCCTAACTTTAAGTCGATTACGTTGGGACCGGACAGCGCAGGGTATCGTGTGGGTGTTTGTAACCCGGCGGGCGGCATTGACACGGTTACCGTTTCCGACTGCCATGTCGTGCTGGGCCTGATCAATCCCGACAACTTCCTGGGCGGCGAGGTAAAACTGTTTCCTGAGCTTGCCTACCAGGCGGTCAAGGAACAAATCGCCGATCCGCTTGGACTCACCGTCGAGGACGCGGCCTACGGCGTGATCGATCTGCTCGAGTCGCAGCTCCGCAATTATCTCGAGTCGATGATTCTCGGAAAGGGGTATTCACCGTCCCAGTATGTCTGTTTTTCTTACGGTGGCGGGGGGCCGCTGCATACTGCCGGGTATACCAAAGGGCTCGGATTCGAGGATATTCTAGTTCCCGCGTGGGCAGCCGGATTTTCCGCTTTTGGCTGCGGAGCGGCCGATTTTGAATACCGGTACGACAAAACGCTGGATCTGAATGTGAATCCCGACGCTGATGATCAGGATAAGGTTGCAGCCGGCCACGAATTGCAACTGGCATGGCAAGAACTGACGGATAAAGTGGCGGACGAATTTGAAAAGAATAACTTCCCGCGAGACAAGGTGGAATTTCGCTTCTATTACCGCATGCAGTACCAGGGTCAGTTGAACGATTTGGAAATTGAATCGCCGATCAGCCAGGTGCGATCCTCTGCAGATTGGGAGAAACTGGTCGCAGCGTTTGAAGAAACGTATTCCCGCGTGTACGCGAAAGCTGCTCGTTCGCCTGAACTGGGATATTCTGTCACCGGGGCGATCGTTAGGGGAATCGTGGAAGTACCGAAGCCGAATATTTCGAAAGAACCACTGGCTGGCGAGAATCCGCCAGAAAACGCTTTCCTGGGCACCCGCAACGTGTATTGGAAAGGACAATGGGTGAAGGCTGACATCTGGGAAATGGAATCGTTGAAAGCGGGCAACCGGATCAAAGGGTTCGCCATTCTCGAATCATCGGCGACTACGTTTGTCATTCCGCCAGGATATGAGACGTATCTCGATCAACACCGGATTTTCCACCTGAAAGAACCCCGCCAGTAA
- a CDS encoding NAD(P)/FAD-dependent oxidoreductase, translating into MCYGKKRGIDIEYFTTGLVGVARNEQEMQDLRKKWEWAQSLGQKVEWLTLGDLREVEPMLSESLLGGIYIPGDHQVNSFKVTKAFSLGAKMREMLSRSQKGRFDRRWSDARRGRI; encoded by the coding sequence ATGTGCTACGGGAAGAAACGTGGGATTGATATTGAGTATTTCACAACCGGCCTAGTGGGAGTAGCGAGAAATGAGCAGGAGATGCAAGATTTGCGGAAGAAATGGGAATGGGCCCAATCGCTGGGACAGAAGGTAGAGTGGCTTACCCTTGGCGATTTACGGGAAGTTGAGCCCATGTTATCGGAGTCGTTACTTGGAGGGATATATATTCCCGGTGACCATCAGGTAAATAGTTTTAAGGTAACCAAGGCCTTCAGTTTGGGGGCTAAAATGAGGGAAATGTTATCTCGTTCCCAAAAGGGACGGTTCGATCGTCGTTGGAGCGACGCAAGAAGAGGTCGGATTTGA
- a CDS encoding acetone carboxylase subunit gamma, which translates to MAKYDKKTIEELIDGTIDFFKLKEMLSSFKDPERFDTYLSILQDRVPWDDKILLPVGLHLYIVLKNNGDRIVKCDCGHEFCDYRDNWKLHALIHVRDTEEKMEELYPKLLAPDPQWQVIREYYCPTCGTQLEVENVTPWYPVIKEFDPDIDAFYEEWLGRPVPQP; encoded by the coding sequence ATGGCCAAATATGACAAAAAAACGATCGAAGAACTGATTGACGGCACGATTGATTTCTTTAAACTGAAGGAAATGCTCTCGAGTTTCAAGGATCCGGAGCGGTTTGACACATACTTGAGCATTTTGCAGGACAGAGTGCCGTGGGATGACAAAATTCTGCTTCCGGTCGGCCTGCATCTGTATATCGTGCTGAAGAATAACGGCGACCGGATCGTCAAATGCGATTGCGGCCACGAGTTTTGCGACTACCGCGACAATTGGAAACTGCACGCGTTAATTCACGTCCGGGACACGGAGGAGAAGATGGAAGAATTGTATCCGAAACTGTTGGCTCCGGACCCGCAATGGCAGGTGATTCGGGAGTACTACTGCCCAACCTGCGGTACACAGTTAGAGGTGGAAAACGTCACCCCGTGGTATCCGGTAATCAAGGAATTTGACCCCGACATCGACGCTTTCTATGAGGAATGGCTGGGTCGTCCCGTTCCCCAGCCATAG
- a CDS encoding LLM class oxidoreductase: MNRFDKHKGYSRMFQENNLTLGLFFPLESYEGSIPEMNIEKQMKLAKRAEELNFAALFVRDVPLYDPHFGDVGQIYDPWVYLGYIAAHTENIALGTASIILTLRHPLHVAKAAASIDKISGERLVLGVATGDRPIEFPAFSVDPEERGTLFQESIFVMKRAWEENFPAVRSPRVNLWNGDILPKPRLSDIPVLVTGHSSQSPEWIAQNSDGWMYYPRNLKFQTELIKNWRSLTDRFKPFSQSLYVDLTEDPNHAPVPIHLGFRIGRNPLIEFIEGLKNAGVNHVIINLKYGRRPVEEVIDELGEEVLPHFPALTGK, from the coding sequence ATGAACCGGTTTGATAAACACAAGGGATATTCACGCATGTTTCAGGAAAATAATCTGACTCTCGGGTTATTCTTTCCTTTGGAATCATACGAGGGCAGCATTCCGGAGATGAACATTGAAAAACAAATGAAACTGGCAAAAAGAGCGGAGGAGCTAAATTTTGCCGCATTGTTCGTCAGGGATGTTCCATTATATGACCCCCATTTCGGGGATGTGGGCCAGATTTATGATCCCTGGGTCTATCTGGGGTATATAGCCGCCCATACTGAAAACATTGCTTTGGGTACCGCAAGTATTATTCTAACGTTGCGGCATCCGCTGCATGTGGCCAAAGCAGCCGCTTCCATCGACAAAATATCCGGCGAACGCCTGGTTCTCGGGGTGGCGACAGGGGATCGTCCTATAGAATTTCCAGCCTTTTCAGTTGATCCCGAAGAGCGCGGCACTTTGTTTCAAGAATCCATATTTGTAATGAAAAGAGCATGGGAGGAGAACTTTCCCGCTGTCAGGTCGCCACGGGTCAATCTGTGGAACGGGGACATCTTGCCCAAACCGCGACTTTCCGACATTCCGGTGCTGGTAACCGGCCACAGCTCTCAGTCCCCCGAATGGATTGCCCAGAACAGTGACGGGTGGATGTACTATCCCCGAAACTTGAAATTCCAAACCGAACTGATTAAAAATTGGCGCTCTCTTACCGATCGGTTTAAACCGTTTAGTCAGTCCCTGTATGTGGATTTGACGGAGGATCCGAATCATGCACCAGTCCCCATTCATTTAGGGTTCCGGATCGGGCGCAATCCTCTCATTGAATTCATTGAGGGTCTTAAAAATGCGGGTGTCAATCATGTGATTATCAACTTGAAATATGGCCGACGTCCTGTTGAAGAAGTGATTGATGAATTGGGTGAAGAAGTTCTTCCGCACTTTCCCGCATTAACCGGGAAGTGA
- a CDS encoding sigma-54-dependent Fis family transcriptional regulator: MENSQIAIRLPSDIHMKMKELEIKWKRYVLENHEPGQMRMNVFESWKRCLTYRVNPRQKQTAIALSQDELVEWAKKSNLYQISLPIVQHLADQISGTGHLVTLCDSQGKIIYLQGDPKTLQKAEQMNFVPGADWSEASAGTNAIGTSIAIRQPIQIFSYEHFCEGCHPWICSSAPIHDPFTGQLLGVIDLTGPSDMAQPHSLGIATVTATAIQQSYREISLKTRHQLQTRFVQAVNQWKSDPVIVLDAALQIVNAVSGVSALFQTGDLSHFWSLPGIEVLKNALLNNNGEEEEVLLPLYQLKITVQNIAVDSERIGFLLHLQRSAQHHSSVSISCNFWSDIIGESKAVKDIINKSQMVAPTNVPVLLTGESGTGKERFAQAIHRASLRHRAPFLAINCGAIPKELMASELFGYEPGTFTGGNPKGKAGKFEEANGGTLFLDEIGEMPLDLQVFLLRVLQEKEVIRLGSSKPIPVDVRIIAATNQNLTKLIEEGKFRADLYYRLNVVGLHLPPLRERKEDIPLLCDHFIRRCANKYGKSVTGASAEVLSFFLEYHWPGNLREMENVIEHAVLFASGEWIQMTDLPHSLPPAVSNEEETPLELEEKRMLAQLIRETNGNLSEVARRCKIARTTLYRKMQKYNMK, translated from the coding sequence ATGGAGAACTCGCAGATAGCTATTCGCTTACCCAGTGATATACACATGAAAATGAAAGAACTGGAAATCAAATGGAAGCGCTATGTATTGGAAAATCACGAACCGGGTCAAATGAGGATGAATGTTTTCGAATCATGGAAGCGCTGTTTGACCTATAGGGTCAACCCCAGACAAAAACAAACCGCCATCGCGCTGTCCCAAGACGAATTGGTGGAGTGGGCAAAGAAATCGAATTTGTATCAGATTTCCCTGCCGATCGTTCAACATCTGGCCGATCAGATCAGCGGCACCGGACATCTGGTTACCCTTTGCGACAGCCAGGGCAAAATTATTTATTTGCAGGGGGACCCCAAAACCCTGCAGAAAGCCGAGCAAATGAACTTCGTACCCGGTGCCGACTGGAGCGAGGCATCGGCTGGCACCAACGCAATCGGAACTTCCATTGCGATTCGGCAGCCGATCCAGATTTTTTCTTACGAGCATTTCTGTGAAGGGTGCCATCCCTGGATCTGTTCATCGGCTCCGATTCACGATCCGTTCACCGGACAACTGTTGGGAGTGATCGATCTCACAGGTCCATCCGATATGGCTCAGCCGCACTCATTGGGCATCGCAACGGTCACCGCGACGGCCATCCAGCAGAGCTACCGGGAAATTTCGCTGAAAACGCGTCATCAGTTGCAAACCCGATTTGTGCAGGCGGTCAATCAATGGAAATCGGATCCCGTTATCGTTTTGGATGCCGCCCTGCAAATCGTGAATGCCGTTTCCGGAGTGTCAGCGCTGTTTCAAACGGGCGATCTCAGCCATTTCTGGTCACTTCCCGGCATTGAAGTGTTGAAGAATGCTCTTCTCAACAACAACGGTGAGGAAGAAGAAGTCCTTTTGCCGTTGTACCAATTAAAAATCACGGTGCAAAACATTGCGGTTGATTCGGAAAGAATCGGCTTTCTCCTCCACCTTCAACGATCCGCTCAGCATCACTCGTCCGTGTCCATTTCCTGCAACTTCTGGTCCGACATCATCGGTGAATCAAAAGCAGTAAAAGATATAATCAACAAGAGCCAAATGGTGGCTCCCACGAATGTGCCGGTATTGCTCACAGGGGAGAGCGGAACCGGCAAGGAAAGGTTCGCGCAGGCGATCCATCGCGCCAGCTTACGGCACCGGGCCCCGTTTCTGGCAATCAACTGCGGCGCCATTCCGAAGGAACTGATGGCAAGCGAATTGTTTGGTTATGAGCCGGGTACGTTTACGGGAGGGAATCCCAAGGGGAAAGCAGGGAAATTTGAAGAAGCGAACGGCGGAACGCTGTTTCTGGATGAAATCGGGGAGATGCCGCTTGACTTGCAGGTATTCCTGCTGCGAGTTCTGCAGGAGAAAGAAGTGATCCGTCTCGGGTCATCAAAGCCCATTCCGGTTGATGTCCGCATTATCGCGGCCACCAACCAAAATTTGACGAAACTGATCGAAGAAGGGAAGTTTCGCGCCGATCTTTATTACCGCCTCAACGTTGTCGGATTACACCTCCCTCCATTGCGGGAGCGGAAGGAGGATATCCCTTTATTGTGCGATCATTTTATCCGAAGATGTGCGAACAAATACGGCAAATCGGTTACCGGCGCCAGCGCCGAGGTTTTGTCCTTTTTCCTGGAATATCATTGGCCGGGCAACTTAAGGGAAATGGAAAACGTGATAGAACATGCCGTTTTGTTTGCAAGCGGGGAATGGATTCAAATGACTGATTTGCCCCACTCCCTGCCGCCCGCCGTTTCGAATGAGGAAGAAACCCCTTTGGAGTTGGAAGAGAAACGAATGTTAGCGCAACTGATTCGGGAAACGAACGGCAACTTGTCGGAAGTGGCAAGACGCTGCAAGATCGCCCGCACCACATTGTACCGGAAAATGCAAAAATACAACATGAAGTAG
- the cobT gene encoding nicotinate-nucleotide--dimethylbenzimidazole phosphoribosyltransferase translates to MNRLLDTVASVSELNLLAQKAMEEHLNSLTKPVGSLGRLEELAIQLTGITGSLQPVVDPAVVIVMAADHGVAEEGVSAFPAEVTRQMVGNFISGGAAINVLARAAEASVQIVDIGVKGELRLPGLISRKIRSGTDNMAHAPAMSRSEAISAIEVGIDIAQDAVQKGAKLLALGEMGIGNTTASSALLAALGQVPVEEVVGLGTGITNFARQHKVDVIRRAIQLNQPNPADPLDVLAKVGGLEIAGLAGVVLGAAALRIPVLVDGFISAVAALVAVRLAPLSVHYLIASHESVEPGHSSVNKLLGLKALVNLNLRLGEGSGAAVALPIVRSAVRIAKEMATFREAGISGSIDGSVQGAVQTTDGSESTSLLSLSSIETRHEFDNAQKMGVYQAIYTRRDIRTFIRHPIEEEKLRRILNAAHHAPSVGFMQPWNFIVVRSEQVKQQLHEIVDREVQIAGQYFEGKRAELYPKLKVQGILDAPVTVCFTCDPTRDGSHVLGRNTIPETDVYSVVCAIENLWLAARAEGLGVGWVSFYKKQDVRRILNIPPHIDPVGLLSIGYTHQFHEQPVLETAGWGRRYELDELIFTDQWGNR, encoded by the coding sequence TTGAATAGGCTGCTGGACACCGTTGCTTCCGTAAGTGAGTTGAACTTGCTGGCACAGAAAGCTATGGAGGAACATCTCAATTCCCTTACCAAACCTGTTGGCAGTTTGGGGCGCTTGGAAGAATTGGCGATCCAACTGACTGGGATCACCGGAAGTCTGCAACCGGTTGTTGATCCGGCAGTCGTGATTGTAATGGCTGCGGATCATGGGGTGGCGGAGGAAGGCGTTTCCGCATTTCCGGCTGAAGTGACCCGGCAAATGGTCGGAAATTTCATTTCCGGAGGGGCGGCAATCAATGTGCTTGCCCGAGCTGCGGAAGCATCTGTTCAAATTGTTGATATAGGGGTAAAGGGAGAGCTGCGGCTGCCGGGACTGATTTCCCGGAAGATTCGTTCCGGAACAGACAACATGGCGCATGCTCCGGCTATGTCGCGATCTGAGGCAATCTCCGCGATTGAAGTGGGGATTGACATTGCACAGGATGCCGTGCAAAAAGGGGCCAAATTGCTCGCCCTCGGGGAGATGGGGATAGGGAATACCACAGCAAGCAGCGCCCTCTTGGCAGCACTCGGTCAAGTGCCGGTGGAAGAAGTGGTTGGCTTGGGAACCGGCATAACGAACTTTGCGCGCCAGCATAAAGTGGATGTAATCCGCCGGGCCATCCAGCTGAATCAACCCAATCCAGCCGATCCTTTGGATGTCTTGGCAAAAGTGGGGGGACTGGAAATAGCCGGTTTGGCGGGTGTTGTTTTAGGCGCAGCCGCTTTGCGTATCCCCGTGCTGGTCGATGGATTTATCTCTGCCGTTGCCGCCTTGGTGGCGGTTCGACTGGCGCCTCTTTCTGTTCATTATTTGATTGCTTCACATGAGTCTGTAGAGCCGGGCCATTCTTCGGTAAACAAACTATTGGGATTAAAAGCTCTCGTCAACCTCAACCTGCGTCTTGGAGAAGGAAGCGGAGCAGCCGTCGCCTTGCCAATCGTTCGTTCTGCGGTTCGAATTGCAAAGGAGATGGCAACGTTCCGGGAGGCAGGAATATCCGGTTCGATTGACGGTTCCGTTCAAGGAGCGGTCCAGACAACGGATGGTTCAGAGTCAACATCGCTTCTTTCTTTAAGCTCCATTGAAACCCGCCACGAATTTGACAATGCACAAAAAATGGGCGTTTATCAAGCGATTTACACCCGTCGAGATATTCGGACTTTTATCAGGCATCCGATTGAAGAAGAGAAGTTGCGGAGAATTCTTAATGCCGCTCATCACGCGCCATCTGTAGGCTTTATGCAGCCTTGGAACTTTATTGTTGTACGCTCTGAACAAGTCAAGCAGCAATTGCATGAGATCGTGGACAGAGAGGTGCAGATCGCCGGACAATACTTCGAAGGGAAGCGAGCGGAGCTCTATCCAAAACTGAAGGTGCAGGGGATTCTCGACGCTCCGGTTACGGTTTGCTTTACCTGTGATCCTACGCGGGATGGCTCACACGTCCTTGGACGGAATACGATTCCGGAAACGGATGTTTATTCCGTGGTCTGTGCCATTGAGAATCTGTGGTTGGCCGCACGTGCGGAAGGTTTGGGTGTAGGTTGGGTATCGTTCTACAAAAAACAAGACGTCCGCAGGATCCTCAATATTCCGCCGCACATCGACCCTGTCGGATTACTTTCAATTGGATACACGCATCAATTTCACGAACAACCGGTGTTGGAAACTGCAGGATGGGGAAGACGTTATGAGTTGGATGAATTGATTTTCACTGATCAATGGGGAAATCGGTAG
- a CDS encoding FAD-dependent oxidoreductase, which translates to MTEKRHTDVIIVGGGVIGSSIAYHLSRKGVQCFVFDSAQIGGEASSASAGMLGAMMETDAPGPLVDLCLASQKKYAALENVLREETWD; encoded by the coding sequence TTGACTGAAAAGAGACATACCGATGTAATCATCGTGGGAGGGGGAGTGATCGGCAGTTCAATAGCCTATCATCTGAGTCGTAAGGGAGTTCAATGCTTTGTTTTTGATTCCGCGCAAATAGGGGGAGAGGCTTCTTCCGCTTCGGCCGGCATGCTGGGAGCGATGATGGAGACCGATGCTCCCGGCCCGTTGGTAGACTTGTGCTTGGCCAGTCAAAAGAAGTATGCTGCTTTGGAGAATGTGCTACGGGAAGAAACGTGGGATTGA
- a CDS encoding hydantoinase B/oxoprolinase family protein, translating into MSQKDLEAEQALRRGIGWNGKTLKQMRQEIDRLSSESGYYAGLRELPFKESDPIRYEKMFAKLRGGVVHARETAKRVAASPIVEQEGELCFTLYTPEADSVVTSTGIIIHVGTMGAAIKYMIQNDYEENPGIEPGDIFCNNDCQIGNVHPCDVHTIVPIFWDNELIGWVGGVTHVIDVGATAPGSMTVGPVTRYDDGYQVACRKIGKNDTLLRDWLIESQRSVRTTKYWLLDERTRVAGCHMIRDLVLQMIEEEGIGAYKQFIREVIEDGRRGFINQIKSLTIPGKYRGVSFVDVPYKNLDVPPYARVNTIMHAPSEMTIHKDGKFEIDFEGVNRWGWHSYNATPVSITSGIWVMLSQTLIPNDRVNDGAYYASKFGLPYGSWLNPDDIRTAHSYAWHFLVSAWSPLWRSLSRSYFARGYLEEVNAGNANTSNWLQGGGYNQFNENHAVNSFESAAEGVGASAVKDGIDHAAAVWNPEGDMGDMEIWELAEPLLYLGRTIKPNTGGYGKYRGGNGYETLRMVWGAKDWTMFFMGNGYMSSDCGLMGGYPAASGYRFEAHGTNIKELIDKKLPLPLGGDPDPGNPQYDKLIEAKEIKRDKQAITTETIFENYDLYLNYLRGGPGFGDPLERKPKAIETDLNNGHLLPDYAEKVYGAVIHKDEKGLWVIDEAKTEQRRAEIRKERIQRGVPTREWMKEERQRILNKDAAIQVRHMYASSFALSRKFPEEFRNFWNLPEDWIIKESELEIPVFGAHHQVQ; encoded by the coding sequence ATAAGTCAGAAAGATTTGGAGGCTGAACAGGCTTTGCGCCGAGGAATCGGTTGGAACGGAAAAACACTCAAGCAGATGCGACAGGAAATCGATCGTCTTAGTAGTGAAAGCGGTTACTATGCTGGTTTGAGGGAACTTCCGTTTAAAGAATCTGATCCCATCCGGTATGAAAAAATGTTCGCCAAGCTGCGTGGTGGAGTGGTGCATGCCCGGGAAACAGCGAAACGGGTGGCCGCTTCTCCGATTGTTGAACAAGAAGGGGAGCTGTGCTTTACCCTCTATACGCCGGAAGCGGATTCGGTTGTCACCTCTACCGGGATTATCATTCACGTGGGTACGATGGGAGCCGCGATCAAATACATGATTCAAAATGATTACGAAGAGAATCCCGGCATCGAGCCCGGCGACATTTTCTGCAACAATGACTGTCAGATCGGTAACGTCCACCCTTGCGACGTGCACACCATTGTTCCGATATTCTGGGATAATGAGCTGATTGGTTGGGTTGGAGGTGTCACTCACGTGATCGATGTCGGCGCGACCGCTCCCGGCAGCATGACCGTGGGGCCGGTAACCCGTTACGATGACGGCTATCAGGTGGCATGCCGAAAAATCGGCAAAAACGATACGCTGCTACGCGACTGGTTGATCGAAAGCCAGCGTTCCGTGCGTACCACCAAGTATTGGCTGCTGGATGAACGTACACGCGTGGCCGGCTGCCACATGATTCGCGATCTGGTGCTGCAGATGATCGAAGAAGAAGGGATCGGCGCTTATAAACAGTTTATCCGGGAAGTGATTGAAGACGGCCGCCGGGGTTTCATCAACCAGATCAAATCGTTGACCATTCCCGGCAAATACCGGGGCGTCTCGTTTGTCGACGTTCCTTACAAAAATCTGGATGTGCCGCCCTATGCGCGAGTAAACACGATCATGCACGCCCCGTCCGAGATGACGATCCACAAAGACGGAAAATTTGAAATTGATTTTGAAGGGGTTAACCGCTGGGGCTGGCACAGTTACAACGCAACTCCGGTTTCGATTACAAGCGGCATCTGGGTGATGCTGTCGCAAACGCTGATTCCGAACGACCGGGTAAACGACGGGGCTTACTATGCCAGCAAGTTCGGGCTTCCCTACGGATCCTGGCTGAACCCTGACGATATTCGCACCGCCCACAGCTATGCATGGCACTTCCTGGTTTCCGCCTGGAGTCCGTTGTGGAGGTCTTTGAGCCGATCGTATTTTGCCCGCGGGTATCTGGAAGAAGTCAACGCCGGAAATGCCAATACAAGCAATTGGCTGCAGGGTGGCGGCTATAACCAGTTCAATGAAAATCACGCGGTCAACAGCTTTGAATCGGCGGCTGAAGGTGTCGGGGCGAGCGCCGTCAAAGACGGAATCGACCATGCGGCAGCCGTTTGGAATCCGGAAGGCGACATGGGGGACATGGAGATTTGGGAATTGGCTGAACCGCTGCTGTACCTCGGCCGCACGATCAAGCCGAACACGGGAGGATACGGCAAATACCGAGGCGGAAACGGTTACGAAACGCTGCGGATGGTATGGGGAGCCAAAGATTGGACCATGTTCTTCATGGGCAACGGGTACATGAGCAGCGATTGTGGTTTGATGGGAGGATATCCGGCTGCTTCCGGCTACCGCTTCGAAGCGCACGGCACCAACATCAAGGAACTGATTGACAAGAAACTTCCCCTTCCGTTGGGTGGCGATCCCGATCCCGGCAATCCGCAGTATGACAAACTGATCGAGGCGAAAGAGATCAAGCGCGACAAACAGGCAATCACAACGGAAACGATTTTTGAAAATTACGACCTGTATCTCAATTATCTGCGTGGCGGCCCCGGTTTTGGCGACCCGTTGGAGAGAAAGCCGAAGGCGATTGAAACCGATCTCAACAACGGCCATTTGCTGCCCGATTATGCGGAAAAAGTGTACGGAGCTGTGATCCATAAGGACGAAAAGGGCCTCTGGGTGATCGACGAAGCAAAGACGGAACAGCGACGCGCCGAAATCAGAAAAGAACGGATTCAACGTGGAGTGCCCACGCGTGAATGGATGAAGGAAGAACGGCAGAGGATTTTGAACAAGGATGCGGCGATTCAGGTCCGTCACATGTACGCGAGCAGTTTTGCGCTGAGCCGGAAGTTTCCTGAAGAGTTTCGCAATTTCTGGAATTTGCCGGAAGACTGGATTATCAAGGAAAGCGAATTGGAAATTCCGGTATTCGGCGCCCATCACCAAGTGCAATAG
- a CDS encoding ArsR/SmtB family transcription factor, translated as MELLEVFKALSNETRLQILQWLKNPEIHFPKPQNGDIHEDGVCVSDIHKKFGLSQSTVSLYLSMLQNAGLIKAKRIGQFTYYKRDEENIKKIVELLSRDL; from the coding sequence ATGGAACTTTTGGAAGTATTTAAAGCCTTGTCCAATGAGACGAGGCTGCAGATCCTACAGTGGTTAAAAAATCCTGAAATTCACTTTCCAAAACCGCAAAACGGGGATATACACGAAGATGGGGTTTGCGTAAGCGATATCCATAAAAAATTTGGATTGTCACAATCCACAGTGTCCCTTTACCTATCAATGCTGCAAAATGCCGGATTGATAAAAGCAAAACGAATTGGGCAATTTACTTATTATAAAAGGGATGAGGAGAACATCAAAAAAATTGTGGAATTGTTATCCAGGGATTTGTAA